A genomic segment from Orrella daihaiensis encodes:
- a CDS encoding ChaN family lipoprotein, whose amino-acid sequence MGLVSQLAKTAEVIKKSSFMMLGLAAAMALSGLDAHASSSTNAAAAATQPIWLMGEVHDNPDGHGYRLRDLQAAVTADWRPAILMEQFNVDRQAELTQAWQTCKEAQCVIDAAGGKGWQWDLYKPVIQLALAYRLPLVAANVSREQLGQVMKQGFGAVFDEDTVKAYGLDKALPQEWLDGQRVAIREGHCNMLPEEMIDPMVNAQTARDVMFAKLMAEYAPQGVVLIAGNGHVRKDLGVYAWLPHELKSEVTVFGYVEPDGVSATWYDQVRVVPAHPRPDPCEAFKRSRS is encoded by the coding sequence ATGGGACTTGTGAGCCAACTAGCCAAGACAGCCGAAGTTATTAAAAAATCGAGCTTCATGATGTTAGGGCTGGCCGCGGCAATGGCTCTTAGTGGTCTCGATGCCCATGCATCAAGTTCGACCAATGCTGCTGCCGCTGCTACCCAACCGATTTGGCTCATGGGCGAAGTGCATGACAATCCCGATGGTCATGGTTATCGCCTGCGCGACCTGCAGGCAGCCGTGACTGCAGATTGGCGGCCGGCTATTTTGATGGAGCAATTCAATGTTGATCGGCAAGCTGAGCTCACCCAAGCCTGGCAGACCTGTAAAGAAGCGCAATGCGTGATTGACGCTGCTGGCGGCAAAGGTTGGCAGTGGGATTTGTATAAACCCGTCATTCAATTGGCATTGGCCTATCGTTTGCCGCTCGTGGCGGCCAATGTCTCTCGCGAGCAGCTTGGGCAGGTGATGAAGCAAGGTTTTGGGGCGGTGTTTGATGAGGACACAGTCAAAGCTTATGGGCTAGACAAAGCGCTGCCACAAGAGTGGCTCGACGGGCAGCGAGTAGCCATTCGTGAAGGGCACTGCAACATGCTGCCCGAGGAAATGATTGACCCCATGGTCAATGCCCAGACGGCGCGCGATGTGATGTTCGCCAAGCTGATGGCTGAGTACGCACCCCAAGGTGTGGTTTTAATCGCTGGTAATGGCCATGTGCGCAAGGATCTTGGAGTCTATGCCTGGTTGCCACATGAATTGAAGAGTGAAGTGACTGTGTTTGGGTATGTGGAGCCTGATGGGGTCAGTGCCACTTGGTACGACCAGGTGCGTGTGGTTCCAGCGCACCCGCGCCCAGATCCTTGCGAAGCGTTTAAACGCAGTCGATCTTGA
- a CDS encoding acyl-CoA synthetase, producing the protein MGEGLARDAANFVPLSPLNFLVRAAAVYPQRTALIHGDLRQTWAQTYERCRQFASALTKLGIKRGDVVAVMAPNIPALYEAHFGVPMAGATLLALNTRLDADTTAYILDHSETKVLLCDREFSDLMSDVLPKLANKIIVIDINDPVYAGAGDALGEIDYEQLLASGDPAFEMLMPEDEWDNISLNYTSGTTGRPKGALYSHRATYLNAMGNMVSAGMRLQSTYLWTLPMFHCNGWCFPWTLAMIAGTNVCLRRVEPKAIFAAIQDHHVEYFCAAPVVLTMLAHAPKEHRFTPDWTVQVMTGGAAPPAALIAAMAELSIEVAHLYGLTETLGPSVICAWHDEWNELSLDEQAKLKSRIGVRKNTMEDAMVVDSHTMAPVPWDGKTIGELVMRGNTVMKGYLKNPEATAQAFHGGWFHSGDLVVVHPDGYFEVKDRLKDIVISGGENISTVEVEGVLYRHPAVLEAAVVAMPHEKWGETPCAFVTLKDGAQASSDDIIKFCREHLAGFKVPHKIVFSTLPKTSTGKIQKFVLREQARELGVN; encoded by the coding sequence ATGGGTGAGGGTCTTGCTCGCGATGCGGCCAATTTCGTGCCGTTATCGCCGTTGAACTTTTTGGTGCGTGCGGCCGCGGTTTATCCGCAGCGCACAGCGTTGATACATGGCGATCTTCGGCAAACGTGGGCGCAAACCTATGAGCGTTGCCGCCAGTTTGCCAGTGCGTTGACCAAACTCGGTATCAAACGCGGTGATGTGGTGGCGGTCATGGCACCGAACATTCCCGCACTGTATGAAGCGCATTTTGGGGTGCCGATGGCGGGCGCTACATTGCTGGCGTTAAACACCCGATTGGATGCTGACACCACCGCCTACATTCTTGATCACTCCGAAACCAAAGTGCTCTTGTGTGACCGTGAGTTCTCGGACTTGATGAGTGATGTGTTGCCCAAACTTGCCAACAAAATCATTGTGATTGACATTAATGATCCGGTCTATGCGGGAGCAGGCGATGCCCTTGGAGAGATCGATTACGAACAGTTGTTGGCCAGTGGCGATCCTGCATTTGAAATGCTGATGCCAGAAGATGAGTGGGACAACATCAGCCTTAACTACACATCAGGCACGACAGGCAGACCCAAGGGGGCGTTGTACTCGCATCGCGCCACTTACCTGAATGCCATGGGCAACATGGTGTCCGCTGGCATGCGTTTGCAGTCCACCTACCTGTGGACGTTGCCGATGTTTCACTGTAACGGCTGGTGCTTCCCGTGGACGCTGGCCATGATTGCAGGCACCAATGTGTGTCTGCGACGGGTAGAACCCAAGGCTATTTTTGCGGCCATCCAGGATCACCATGTCGAGTACTTCTGTGCTGCACCGGTGGTGTTGACCATGCTTGCGCACGCGCCCAAGGAGCATCGTTTCACGCCGGACTGGACCGTGCAGGTGATGACCGGTGGCGCGGCACCACCGGCAGCGTTGATTGCCGCCATGGCCGAGTTGAGTATTGAAGTAGCTCATCTCTACGGGTTGACGGAGACGCTTGGACCATCCGTCATTTGCGCTTGGCATGATGAGTGGAATGAGCTGAGCCTAGATGAGCAAGCCAAGCTCAAGAGCCGTATTGGCGTGCGTAAAAACACGATGGAAGATGCGATGGTCGTGGATTCTCACACCATGGCGCCCGTACCTTGGGATGGCAAGACCATTGGCGAATTGGTCATGCGCGGCAATACCGTGATGAAGGGGTATTTAAAGAACCCGGAGGCAACTGCGCAGGCGTTTCATGGTGGTTGGTTCCATAGCGGTGACTTGGTCGTGGTCCACCCCGACGGTTACTTCGAAGTGAAAGATCGACTGAAAGACATTGTGATTTCTGGTGGCGAGAACATTTCAACGGTGGAAGTTGAAGGCGTGCTATACCGTCATCCGGCGGTGCTTGAGGCGGCAGTCGTTGCTATGCCGCATGAAAAGTGGGGCGAGACGCCGTGTGCATTTGTCACGCTTAAAGATGGAGCGCAGGCAAGTTCTGATGACATCATTAAATTCTGCCGTGAGCACTTGGCAGGGTTTAAGGTGCCCCACAAAATTGTGTTCTCCACCCTACCTAAAACTTCGACGGGCAAGATCCAGAAGTTTGTGTTGCGAGAGCAGGCCAGGGAGTTGGGTGTTAATTAA
- a CDS encoding pyridoxal-phosphate-dependent aminotransferase family protein — translation MRQPPSHYPGLRFLHSPGPTHVPKAVMDAMSEQPMDMADERLDPLIADCENGLRAIMRTNEAEVFIYSSNGHGVWEAVTVNLAAPGQKVLVASTGHFSDSWALMTEAMGVEVVRTPYREGYPIDPADIEQALKADAKNEIVAVYVVQTDTASSITSDVPAIRAAMDRVDHPALLVVDVVASLAAAPYEMDAWGVDVTLGAAQKGLMCPPGMAFCAANARAIEVAQANPAHRFYWDWKRRRGAPSYKKFCGTPPQSFLQGLRVAIDLLHREGLDNVITRHRRFAEAVHAAVEIWAQGGQIRFVCQVPSARSVSVTTIEIDGVNPDTIRQVAREQFNVSLAGGLGPFFGRAFRIGHLGDLSAPMVLGCLSAVEGTLRMLNVPIGSGAIDAALDSLNAQ, via the coding sequence ATGCGCCAACCACCCTCCCATTACCCCGGCCTGCGGTTTCTGCATTCTCCGGGCCCTACTCACGTGCCCAAAGCCGTCATGGATGCGATGTCAGAGCAACCCATGGATATGGCCGATGAACGGCTTGATCCTTTGATCGCTGACTGCGAGAACGGGTTGCGTGCCATCATGAGGACCAATGAGGCCGAGGTCTTCATCTATTCGTCCAATGGCCATGGTGTGTGGGAAGCAGTGACCGTTAACCTGGCAGCTCCCGGACAAAAGGTGCTGGTCGCAAGCACTGGTCATTTCTCGGACTCTTGGGCACTCATGACCGAAGCCATGGGCGTAGAAGTTGTGCGCACACCGTACCGGGAAGGCTATCCCATTGATCCGGCCGACATTGAGCAGGCTCTGAAGGCTGATGCCAAGAATGAGATTGTTGCCGTCTACGTTGTACAGACTGATACAGCTTCGAGCATTACGAGCGATGTGCCTGCCATCCGTGCAGCAATGGATCGCGTTGATCACCCAGCGCTGTTGGTTGTTGATGTGGTCGCCTCGCTGGCTGCAGCGCCTTATGAGATGGACGCGTGGGGTGTGGATGTGACCCTCGGTGCAGCTCAGAAGGGTTTGATGTGCCCACCCGGCATGGCGTTTTGTGCGGCAAATGCACGGGCGATTGAAGTGGCTCAAGCCAATCCGGCGCATCGCTTCTACTGGGATTGGAAACGACGTCGAGGTGCGCCGTCCTACAAAAAATTCTGCGGCACACCACCTCAAAGCTTTTTGCAGGGCTTGAGAGTTGCGATCGATTTGTTGCACCGCGAAGGGCTAGACAATGTGATTACCCGTCACCGGCGGTTTGCCGAGGCGGTTCACGCAGCCGTTGAAATTTGGGCTCAAGGCGGCCAGATACGGTTTGTCTGCCAAGTCCCATCAGCTCGGTCGGTCTCAGTGACAACCATTGAAATCGATGGCGTTAATCCAGACACGATCCGCCAGGTGGCGCGCGAACAGTTCAACGTGTCGCTTGCTGGTGGCTTGGGCCCATTTTTTGGGCGGGCGTTTCGTATTGGCCATTTGGGCGATTTGAGCGCACCGATGGTGCTCGGCTGCCTAAGCGCAGTTGAAGGTACTTTACGCATGCTGAACGTGCCAATTGGTTCAGGTGCGATTGATGCGGCACTTGATTCGCTCAATGCGCAGTGA
- a CDS encoding amidase translates to MSKDIIALSAIELRRHIGQKTLSPVEVLDAFISQMQTVNPGINALCATDFDRARDAAKAAEASVMNGDKLGPLHGLPVGIKDLTETAGLLTTFGNTGFRDHVPTQDNSLVTRLKAAGAIIAAKTNTPDMGAGANTRNFVWGATGNPFNTKLNAGGSSGGSAAAIATDMLPLCTGSDVGGSLRIPAAYCGVAGIRPSPGMISQSGRKLGWSVLNVVGPMARNIEDMALMFSTCLGNEPMDPLAFPNSPKVIWPQPNIDLSQLRVAYTADFDCCAVDPMIRRVFENRVKAIAKHVKVCEPIKLDLGDPHRAFDVMRAEGFIAQMGEQYANDPDALSPNVRANMEIAQQMTLADRAWAHLEQTRIMQAFATAMQQYDVILSPVTPVTPFPWSTLYADTVDGQKMRNYYEWLSLTYVVTMSTHPALSLPSGLDEAGMPFGIQVIGPLYQDGRLLAIGSAMETALASEASLTRPKPDTSKLHADTADLKSIVTHPPVF, encoded by the coding sequence ATGTCAAAAGACATCATCGCACTATCAGCGATCGAACTACGCCGTCATATCGGACAAAAGACACTCTCGCCAGTCGAAGTGCTTGATGCTTTCATCAGTCAAATGCAAACCGTCAATCCGGGGATCAATGCACTATGTGCCACCGACTTTGATCGCGCCAGAGATGCAGCCAAGGCAGCCGAAGCGTCGGTGATGAATGGAGACAAGCTCGGGCCCTTGCACGGCCTGCCCGTGGGCATCAAAGACCTGACTGAAACCGCGGGACTGCTCACGACATTTGGCAACACTGGGTTTCGGGACCATGTGCCGACTCAAGACAACTCGCTGGTGACCCGTCTTAAGGCGGCAGGCGCCATTATCGCCGCCAAGACCAACACCCCCGACATGGGTGCCGGTGCCAACACCCGCAATTTTGTCTGGGGCGCTACTGGCAATCCGTTTAACACCAAGCTTAACGCCGGTGGTTCATCTGGCGGTTCGGCCGCGGCCATAGCCACCGATATGCTACCGCTTTGCACGGGCTCAGACGTTGGCGGCTCGCTGCGCATCCCGGCAGCCTATTGCGGTGTGGCTGGCATTCGTCCTTCGCCTGGCATGATTTCCCAAAGCGGGCGCAAACTAGGCTGGTCAGTACTGAATGTGGTGGGTCCCATGGCACGCAACATCGAAGACATGGCGCTGATGTTTAGCACTTGCCTAGGCAACGAACCCATGGATCCGCTGGCATTCCCCAATAGCCCCAAGGTCATATGGCCACAGCCCAACATCGACTTAAGCCAATTGCGCGTGGCCTACACCGCAGACTTCGATTGCTGCGCGGTTGACCCCATGATCCGGCGAGTGTTTGAGAACCGCGTTAAAGCCATTGCCAAACATGTCAAGGTGTGTGAACCGATCAAGCTTGATTTGGGCGATCCTCATCGGGCGTTTGATGTGATGCGCGCTGAAGGGTTTATCGCGCAAATGGGTGAACAATACGCCAACGATCCAGACGCGCTAAGTCCAAACGTTAGGGCCAACATGGAAATTGCCCAGCAAATGACACTGGCCGACCGTGCGTGGGCACATTTGGAGCAGACTCGCATCATGCAAGCTTTCGCCACAGCCATGCAACAGTATGACGTCATTCTGTCACCGGTCACTCCGGTCACGCCCTTCCCCTGGTCGACGCTGTATGCCGACACGGTCGATGGCCAGAAAATGCGTAATTACTATGAATGGCTTTCCCTGACCTACGTAGTCACCATGAGTACGCATCCCGCTCTATCACTGCCCTCAGGCCTTGATGAAGCCGGCATGCCATTTGGCATTCAGGTCATCGGTCCGCTCTACCAGGATGGGCGCTTGCTGGCCATTGGCAGCGCAATGGAAACAGCACTAGCAAGCGAGGCCAGTCTGACTCGTCCCAAGCCAGACACCAGCAAACTGCATGCGGATACGGCAGATCTGAAATCGATCGTGACGCATCCGCCAGTGTTCTAA